In the genome of uncultured Trichococcus sp., the window TCTTATTTTTTCCATAGTACTCTCCCCTTACTCTGCATCAGCGTGCGCGCGAATCATGGCGTACAATTCGCTGTAGGTTGCGTTATTTTTGAATTGTTCATGCAACGGTTCTACTGCTGCTTGGAACGGTGCGATGTCCACATCGTTGAAAATGATGCCGTATTCTGCCACAGCGGTCTCTTTCTCTTTCTCGACCGCTTCCTTAAAGACGCTCTTCTCGTAATCCGTCGATTCTTTAGCGGCTTCCAAAACGGCTTCGTATTGTTCATCGCTCAGGCGCTCTTGCACAGTGTCGTTCATGATCACGACATCGGGAACACGCGTATGTGCATCATAGGAATAGTACTTCGCAACTCCGCCATGGCCGGCCGTGAACAAAACAAACTCGTTGTTTTCCGCACCATCGATCAGATTGGATTGCAAGGACGTATAGACTTCATTACTTCCCATCGGAACAGCCGAACCGCCCAGCAATTCGACCATCTTGATCGCCGTTTCACTCTGCATGACCCGGATTTTTTTGCCCTTCAGATCTTCCGGCGTATTGATCGGACCATCCGTCATGTAGAAACTGCGCTGGCCGGAATCGTAATAGGTCAGGCCGACAAAGCCAAGTTCTGCTGTCGAGTTGTAGATGTCGTCCATGATTTCCGGATCTTCCATGACCGAGTAGAAATGCTCCTCACTGTCGAAGATGTAAGGCACTCCGAAAATCGAGTAATCTTTCGAGAAACTTTCCAATGCGGAACCGCTGACTTTTGTGAAGTCGATTCCGCCGGTTTGCGTCAGTTCGATCAGTTCTATCTCACCACCGAGCTGCCCATCCGGGAAATACTCGATTTGTACTTCGCCATCCGTTTTTTCTTCAACCAAGCGGCCGAATTCCTTCATCGAATCGATGACCGGTTGGCTGTTGCTGGCGTAGGCGTATCGCAAAACGATGGCATCTTCGTCCGACGCATCGGAGTTACCGCAGCCGGCGAGAACGCCGGTGCCCAGTACGGACATCAAAACAACTGATAATAAATGTTTCTTCTTCATGATCTTTCTCCCTTGTTTGTATGATCAGCAGTATGAAACGAGCAGTTCCGTCAAACACAATACTGTCAATGATTGTCCGTACGGCATCGCCGTTTTATCGATGTTCTTGTAGAATTCCAGGCAATCGCCCATGCCGGTTCCGACCGATACGTTCTGCACTTCGCCTTTTTCGTCGATTTGTTGCAATAACCCATTGATCGCTTTGTAGGCGACTTCTTTGTATTCCTGTGGAAGATAACGCTTATGAACCGCTTTCAGCAAACCGTAAGCAAAACCGGCTGTCGCGGAAGATTCGACATACGATGTCGGGTCATCCAATAACGTGTGCCATAAACCGCATTCATTCTGAAGTTCGGCAATCGCTTTTGCCTGCGCTTCCAGCGTTTGGATCAAGAATGCGCGGAACCCATCGCCTTCGCGCAAATCCAAAATCTCGATGATTTCCGGAATCGCGATCGTCAACCAGCAGTTGCCGCGGGCCCAGAACGCTTCGGCGTAGTTGTGGTTGCCTTCGAAAGTCCAACCGTGGTACCACAGGCCTGTCTTTTTATCCATCAGGAATTTGATGTGCAGCAGGAACTGGTAACGCGCCTCTTCCAAGTATTCGGGACGGTCCAGCAAAACGCCGATTTTAGCGAGCGGCAATACGGTCATCATCAATGTGTCATCCCACAATTGGTTCGTGTTCGATGGTCCGTAGGTTTCGTGCTGCAGGCCGTTTTCATCCGTCCGCGGCATGTCCTTCATGACCCATTCGGCCCATTGTTCGAGATAAGGAACGTAGCGTGTGTCTTTTGTGTCTTCGTAGAGATATGCCATCGTCAGCAGCGGCGCCATCGTGTTCACGTTCTTCGGCGGAGCTCCCTCGGCCATCCGTGCTTCGAACCATTCTTCTACAACCGCTAATGAGCGTGGATTTTTTGTGTTGCGGTAATTTTTGTAGATGCCGT includes:
- a CDS encoding glycoside hydrolase family 88 protein, producing MVITEQLFVTKELVESKIDLLIENLTTIKDDSGEFLLDFDGLKVDDKSWTIWNWPQGVGLYGIYKNYRNTKNPRSLAVVEEWFEARMAEGAPPKNVNTMAPLLTMAYLYEDTKDTRYVPYLEQWAEWVMKDMPRTDENGLQHETYGPSNTNQLWDDTLMMTVLPLAKIGVLLDRPEYLEEARYQFLLHIKFLMDKKTGLWYHGWTFEGNHNYAEAFWARGNCWLTIAIPEIIEILDLREGDGFRAFLIQTLEAQAKAIAELQNECGLWHTLLDDPTSYVESSATAGFAYGLLKAVHKRYLPQEYKEVAYKAINGLLQQIDEKGEVQNVSVGTGMGDCLEFYKNIDKTAMPYGQSLTVLCLTELLVSYC
- a CDS encoding TRAP transporter substrate-binding protein translates to MKKKHLLSVVLMSVLGTGVLAGCGNSDASDEDAIVLRYAYASNSQPVIDSMKEFGRLVEEKTDGEVQIEYFPDGQLGGEIELIELTQTGGIDFTKVSGSALESFSKDYSIFGVPYIFDSEEHFYSVMEDPEIMDDIYNSTAELGFVGLTYYDSGQRSFYMTDGPINTPEDLKGKKIRVMQSETAIKMVELLGGSAVPMGSNEVYTSLQSNLIDGAENNEFVLFTAGHGGVAKYYSYDAHTRVPDVVIMNDTVQERLSDEQYEAVLEAAKESTDYEKSVFKEAVEKEKETAVAEYGIIFNDVDIAPFQAAVEPLHEQFKNNATYSELYAMIRAHADAE